A section of the Pseudomonas fluorescens genome encodes:
- the sctS gene encoding type III secretion system export apparatus subunit SctS gives MEPIVLFKQGLLLVVVLSAPPLIVAVVVGVLTSLVQALMQIQDQTLPFGIKLVAVGITLILTGRWIGIELIQLINLMFDMIARSALH, from the coding sequence ATGGAACCGATCGTACTGTTCAAGCAGGGCCTGCTGCTGGTGGTGGTGTTGTCGGCACCGCCGTTGATCGTCGCGGTGGTCGTCGGTGTGTTGACGTCATTGGTCCAGGCGCTGATGCAGATTCAGGATCAGACATTGCCCTTTGGGATCAAGTTGGTTGCTGTGGGCATCACGTTAATCCTGACGGGCCGCTGGATTGGTATCGAGTTGATTCAACTGATCAACCTGATGTTCGACATGATTGCCCGTTCGGCGCTGCACTGA
- the sctR gene encoding type III secretion system export apparatus subunit SctR codes for MILQGLDPVVLAVFLGTLALMPMLLIICTAFLKIVIVLMITRNAIGVQQVPPSLAVNAIALAATLFIMAPVGYEIAQNVKTSPVDLSNVQTLQATGLVAIEPLRAFMARNTDPDVLTHLYENSERLWPPEMAQNTQRNDLILMVPAFVISQLQAGFEIGFLIYIPFIVIDLIVSNLLLALGMQMVSPMTISLPLKLLLFVLVSGWSRLLDSLFLSYL; via the coding sequence ATGATACTCCAGGGGCTCGATCCCGTTGTCCTGGCGGTATTTCTCGGCACATTGGCCTTGATGCCCATGCTGTTGATCATTTGTACGGCGTTTCTAAAGATTGTCATTGTGCTGATGATCACGCGCAATGCCATTGGTGTGCAGCAGGTGCCGCCCAGCCTGGCTGTCAACGCTATAGCATTGGCGGCGACGTTGTTCATCATGGCCCCGGTGGGCTATGAAATTGCTCAGAATGTGAAGACCTCGCCGGTGGACCTGAGCAATGTCCAGACATTGCAGGCCACGGGACTGGTGGCCATCGAACCGTTGCGCGCGTTCATGGCACGCAATACCGACCCGGATGTGCTGACCCATTTATATGAAAACAGCGAGCGGCTGTGGCCGCCTGAAATGGCGCAAAACACGCAACGCAACGACTTGATTCTGATGGTTCCGGCTTTTGTCATATCGCAATTGCAGGCGGGCTTCGAGATTGGGTTTCTGATCTATATCCCGTTTATCGTCATCGACCTGATTGTCTCCAACCTGTTGTTGGCGCTTGGTATGCAGATGGTCTCGCCCATGACCATTTCACTTCCCCTGAAGTTGTTGCTGTTTGTCCTGGTTTCCGGTTGGTCCCGGTTACTCGACAGCCTGTTCCTTTCCTATCTTTGA
- a CDS encoding FliM/FliN family flagellar motor switch protein: protein MIMPALAIPSIRKSTVAARLRLGRGLSLSFQVADRHGELLLEPGRAPRGSGPIYFESARGLLAFSEPGPMFSLLGACPVTLAAAGNDPDSWFWELFQHHLSPQIRSLFGYLRLQPSPGKLTFGCRLTVTLGTSRVVGYLLLAPESLFALCEAGRWKPTAKPLLPSFQLAIAVTLGRLQLPITQLRRLREGDVLVLEQAFFDVQGTGQLRIGRHRLHGCIDDESGAMCLTLISIEEMSVDEEFSTQYYPGHDEDDLDEPVVDVFGHEPFDELSMVLNVRCGTLNLTLGELRNLAPGAVLSIAGYAPGMAGLYYGDRPIGLGQLVEVDGRLGLQLSRVVFAR, encoded by the coding sequence ATGATCATGCCGGCTTTAGCCATTCCTTCGATCAGAAAAAGCACGGTTGCGGCACGTCTTCGACTGGGGCGCGGGCTGAGTCTGTCGTTCCAGGTGGCAGACCGCCACGGTGAGCTATTACTTGAGCCCGGGCGGGCGCCCAGGGGCTCCGGCCCGATTTATTTCGAAAGCGCACGTGGCCTGCTGGCGTTCAGCGAGCCGGGGCCAATGTTCAGCTTGTTGGGGGCGTGTCCAGTGACGCTGGCCGCCGCCGGCAACGATCCGGACTCCTGGTTTTGGGAACTGTTCCAGCACCATTTGAGCCCGCAGATACGCTCGCTGTTCGGTTACCTGAGGCTGCAGCCCTCCCCAGGAAAACTGACCTTCGGCTGCCGGCTTACGGTGACGCTGGGAACGTCCAGGGTTGTGGGGTACCTGTTACTGGCCCCCGAGAGTTTGTTTGCCCTGTGCGAGGCCGGCCGCTGGAAACCGACAGCCAAGCCGTTGCTGCCTTCATTTCAGTTGGCGATTGCCGTGACATTGGGGCGCCTGCAACTGCCCATCACGCAATTGCGTCGCCTGCGCGAAGGTGACGTGCTGGTGCTGGAGCAGGCCTTTTTTGATGTGCAGGGCACAGGTCAGTTGCGCATAGGCAGGCATCGGTTGCATGGGTGCATTGACGATGAGTCTGGAGCTATGTGCCTGACGCTAATATCTATCGAGGAGATGTCTGTGGACGAGGAATTTTCAACCCAATACTACCCAGGGCATGACGAGGACGATCTTGATGAGCCCGTGGTGGATGTGTTTGGCCACGAGCCTTTCGACGAGCTGAGCATGGTCTTGAACGTGCGCTGTGGCACCCTGAACTTGACACTTGGGGAACTACGCAATCTTGCCCCGGGCGCTGTGTTGAGTATCGCCGGATATGCGCCAGGCATGGCCGGGCTCTATTACGGTGATCGACCGATTGGCTTGGGCCAGTTGGTGGAGGTAGACGGGCGCCTCGGGCTGCAATTGTCTCGCGTGGTGTTTGCCCGATGA
- the sctO gene encoding type III secretion system stalk subunit SctO has translation MSLTEIDTLRRLRRHRADRAERALSEAKRHQQALLGQIQQAQQALEQARLQEIQKTAELLEKHQGQVLSLSQLKAWGTQERTLSAGTRREEGQLHELHGRREQQVVQIASAQKRVSQCLKEVEKLQDLSVLLAQEGTQEEI, from the coding sequence ATGTCCCTTACTGAAATCGATACCTTGCGGCGCCTGCGCCGGCATCGGGCAGACCGTGCCGAGCGCGCGTTGAGTGAGGCCAAGCGGCACCAGCAAGCGTTGCTGGGGCAAATCCAGCAGGCGCAGCAAGCGCTTGAGCAGGCCCGCCTGCAGGAAATCCAGAAAACCGCAGAACTGCTGGAGAAGCACCAGGGGCAAGTGCTCTCGTTGTCCCAGCTCAAGGCCTGGGGTACTCAGGAACGCACCTTGTCTGCCGGGACCCGGCGCGAAGAAGGGCAATTGCATGAGCTGCATGGCCGGCGGGAGCAGCAGGTGGTGCAGATCGCCAGTGCGCAGAAACGCGTGAGCCAATGCCTCAAGGAGGTCGAGAAACTTCAGGATTTGTCGGTTTTATTGGCTCAGGAAGGAACGCAGGAAGAAATATGA
- a CDS encoding type III secretion system HrpP C-terminal domain-containing protein → MTQVSASKPERPRLREPRDDREPVMAWGMAGESGQLFTQLLGDTEEGAGYASSTAGAAVSANILMIEAMTSQLLPHIRGGGQWPLQALLHLPRLGRISASVRREQGTWSIELAAEQEHTARWLGGVRQSCQTKLCEALGQPVDLHLVHVGAA, encoded by the coding sequence ATGACGCAAGTTTCAGCAAGCAAACCCGAACGCCCGCGCCTGCGTGAGCCTCGGGACGACAGGGAACCGGTGATGGCGTGGGGCATGGCCGGGGAATCGGGGCAGTTGTTTACTCAACTGCTGGGCGATACCGAAGAGGGGGCCGGCTACGCATCATCGACCGCGGGCGCTGCGGTGTCAGCCAATATCTTGATGATTGAAGCCATGACCAGCCAGTTGCTCCCCCACATCCGTGGAGGAGGGCAATGGCCGCTGCAGGCGTTGCTGCATCTGCCGCGCCTGGGACGGATCAGCGCCAGCGTGCGCCGTGAACAAGGCACCTGGAGCATTGAGCTGGCGGCAGAGCAGGAGCATACCGCGCGTTGGCTCGGTGGCGTGCGGCAATCCTGCCAGACAAAACTGTGCGAGGCATTAGGACAGCCCGTCGATTTGCATCTGGTGCACGTGGGCGCTGCATGA
- the sctT gene encoding type III secretion system export apparatus subunit SctT, whose product MLLYLEFLPSLLISMARIYPCLFLVPAFCFQHIRGMPRHTIVMVIALMPAPGIHAALMDKDYSALMLSGLALKEAGLGFLLGVLLFMPFWMVESVGALLDNQRGALSGGQLNPSLGPDATPLGHLFKQLAIFLLMVTLGLGALTQVIWDSYLIWPPTAWVPVPAVNGLSVFLSLLGDTFMHMMLYASPFIAVLLLLEFGFALLGLYSQQLQVSTLAMPAKSLAGLAFLILYFPLLEDLIAGRMGLLSDLKHSLGLMIRGGENE is encoded by the coding sequence GTGCTTTTATATCTTGAGTTTCTACCCAGCCTGCTGATCAGCATGGCGCGCATCTACCCTTGCCTGTTCCTGGTGCCTGCATTTTGTTTCCAGCATATCCGTGGCATGCCCCGGCATACGATCGTGATGGTCATCGCATTGATGCCAGCGCCGGGCATTCATGCGGCTCTTATGGACAAGGATTACTCTGCACTGATGCTCAGTGGGCTGGCCCTCAAGGAGGCGGGCCTGGGGTTTTTGCTCGGGGTTCTGCTGTTCATGCCCTTCTGGATGGTTGAGTCGGTAGGCGCGTTGCTCGATAACCAGCGTGGCGCTCTGTCGGGCGGGCAACTCAACCCCTCGCTGGGGCCGGATGCCACCCCGCTCGGGCATCTTTTCAAGCAACTGGCGATCTTTCTGTTGATGGTGACCCTCGGGCTGGGCGCGTTGACCCAGGTAATCTGGGACAGCTATCTGATCTGGCCCCCTACGGCCTGGGTACCGGTGCCGGCCGTCAATGGTTTGAGCGTGTTCCTGAGCCTGCTCGGCGATACCTTTATGCACATGATGCTCTACGCCTCGCCGTTTATCGCGGTGCTGTTGCTGCTGGAGTTCGGCTTTGCCCTGCTGGGGCTGTACAGCCAACAACTGCAAGTATCGACCCTGGCGATGCCGGCCAAGAGCCTGGCAGGCCTGGCCTTTCTAATCCTGTATTTTCCCCTGTTGGAGGATTTGATCGCCGGGCGCATGGGCCTGCTGTCAGACCTCAAGCACTCCCTTGGCCTGATGATTCGGGGCGGGGAAAATGAGTGA